A window of Rhodopirellula islandica genomic DNA:
ACAAATTGGATCTTTCGCGTGTTGGTGACCTCCAAGGCGACACGCTCAAACGTGAAATCCGCATGGTGGTGGAACACCTTTGCGATGCCGAAGACACGCTGCTGAATCGACAAGAGCGTGAGCGAATTGTCGACGAAGTGCTGGACGAAACCTTTGGACTGGGTCCCTTGGAATTGATCCTGAAGGACCCCAAGGTCAGCGACATTCTGATCAACGGTCCCAAGAACATTTATGTCGAAAAGAACGGCCAAATGCAGAAGACCGACGTGGAATTCCGCGACGGCAAACACCTTCTGCAAATCATCGACCGAATCGTCAGTAAAGTTGGCCGCCGCGTCGACGAAACCTGCCCGATGGTCGACGCTCGACTGGACGACGGCTCGCGGGTCAACGCCATCATTCCTCCATTGGCACTCGACGGTGCCGCCGTTTCGATTCGTCGTTTCGGTAGCAACCCTCTGCGTCTGGAAGACCTGCTCAACTACCGGGCCTTCACACCTGAGATGGTGATGTTGCTCGAAGGCTGCATCAAAGCACGCCTGAACATGATCATCGCCGGTGGTACGGGTTCTGGTAAAACGACGCTCCTGAACACACTTTCATCGTTCATCGGTCATGAAGACCGAATCGTGACGATCGAAGATGCAGCGGAGCTTCAATTGCAACAAGACCATGTTGTGCGACTGGAAACTCGACCGCCTAACATTGAAGGCAGTGGAGCGGTCACCGCAACGGACTTGGTCAAGAATGCTTTGCGGATGCGTCCCGAACGAATCATCATCGGCGAATGCCGGGGTGGTGAAACGTTGGACATGCTGCAAGCCATGAACACGGGTCACGATGGATCGCTCACCACGATTCACGCCAACACCCCCCGTGACGCAATCGCTCGTCTGGAGACGCTGGTCATGATGTCCGGATTTGATTTGCCGGTCAAAGCCATTCGCCAACAGGTCAGCGGAGCAGTCGACGTTTTGATCCAGGCCAACCGTTTGCAAGGTGGACCTCGTCGAGTCACCGCGATCACCGAAGTGGTCGGAATGGAACAAGACACGATCATCCTGCAAGACATCTACCGATTCAATCAAACAGGCATCAACGCCGAAGGCAAAGCCCACGGGCAATTTGTCTGCAGCGGTGTTCGCCCAAGCTTCATGGACAAACTCGAATCCGCCGGCGTGCGCCTGCCCGCCAGTGCCTTCCGTGAACGAGTCATGATGGACGCCTGATCCCAGGCGAACAGCCAGTCGTGACGCCAATTTGATCGCGTCACGACTGCTGAAGCGACCTTGTAGTTCTCTTCGCAAACTTACGCTCGACTCTCCTCTTCTATCAACACTCCCATGTCATCCATCATCATCATCGTCGCCGCCGGGGTCTTTGTTGCCTCGATCATCGCGTTCGGTGCATCTGTCTTGATGCCTTCGGAAGAAACGACCGCGACGGAAGATCGCTTGACTCAATTGGCCCACGGGAAACGTGGAGCAGAATCTGAGAGCAACTCACAGTCGTTCTTGCTGAACGACCTGGACGACACCACCGGCATCTTGAAGATCATCATGGACCGCATTCCCGCGGTCCATAAGATCCTTGAACAAGCGGACATTGACCTGACCGTCACCAAGTTCACCATGATTTGTGGGGCTTGCTTTGCCTTTGGGCTCGTGCTGTGCATCGTCACTCCCATCCCGATCCTGCTTGGTCCCATTGTCGGTGCCATGTTCGTTGGCGGACCAGTGTTCTACGTGATGTTCAAACGCAAACGACGCTTGAAGCGATTCGGGGAACAAATTCCTGAAGCGCTGGAGCTGCTCGGCCGTTCCCTTCGTGCCGGCCACTCGCTCAACGCGGGATTTGGTCTGGTGGGTGAAGAAATGGAAGCTCCTTTGGCGACCGAATTCCGCCGCTGCTTCGAAGAACAAAAGTTTGGCATCCCACTGGATGAATCGATCGAAGACATGGCGGAGCGAGTCCCCAACATGGACCTTCGATTCTTCGCGACCGCTGTGATTCTGCAGCGACAAACCGGGGGTGACTTGAGCGAAATCCTCCACAAGATCGGACACTTGGTCCGCGAACGCCTGCAAATCCTGGGAACAATCCAGGCCCTCACCGGGGAAGGTCGGATGAGCGGTGCTGTGCTGCTCGCTCTACCACCGGTTTTGTTCCTGGTCATGCTGAAAATCAACGCCGAATACGTGTTGATGCTCTTTTCGGACGAACTCGGACGATACGCCCTGGGAATGGCCTTGGTCACTCAGGTGCTAGGAGCCTTGGCGATCAAGAAGATCATCACGATCAAAGTCTAGATCCCACCGCCGCTCGCTTCGCATTCCCCATTCTTTCGCTCATTGCACTTCGCACAACTCAGTCCCATGTTCACACACTCAATCGCTTCCGAACTCATCGGCTTCGTCAGCCCGTTGACTCTGACCACCATCGCGATTTTTGCTTCGGTGACATCGTTCGCTTGGTTCGTTCTCAGCAAAGTGGGCGGGGACGACCAAGCACCTGCCGAATCACGCCTCGAGCGGATGAAGGATGCCAAACGCGGGATCCGCGACATCGCCGCCGATGACAAACAACGGACCAAGAACGAAGCCCTGACCGAAGCGTTGGAAAAAGCAGCGACGCCCATCGCCAGTTCCGTGTCGGGTAACGAAGCCGAGATGGGAAAACTGCGTGAGAAACTGGTCAACGCTGGCTTCCGTCGCGAAAGCGCGCCGGTCATTTTCAAACTGATTCAACTGGTCTGCACCGGCATTGGACTGATGCTGGGTGGTGTCACCGGAGCGGTTCTCGATGGACTGACTCAGGGAATGATCATCAAGCTGCTGCTCGGGATGATCTTTGGCTTCATGCTTCCCACCTTGGTTTTGGGTTACCTCGCCGGCAAACGCCGCGAAAAGATCTTCCTAGGACTGCCCGATGCGTTGGACCTGATGGTCGTCTGCGTGGAAGCCGGCCTGGGGCTTGACCAAGCCCTTCGGAAAGTGGCCGAGGAAATGCAAAAGAGCCACAAAGCGATCGGTGAAGAATTCTCGATCTCCAACCAACAATTGCAACTCGGTCGCCCACGTAGCGAAGTGCTATCAGGACTGGGCTATCGAAGCGGAGTGGACGACTTGAAGCAATTGGCATCGATTCTGATCCAAGCGGACAAATTCGGTTCGAGCATCGCCCAAGCACTTCGCGTGCAAAGCGATTCCATGCGAACCAAACGACGCCAAATCGCGGAAGAGAAAGCCGCCAAGACAGCCGTGAAGATGATCTTCCCATTGGTGCTGTTCATCTTCCCAGGCATCTTCGTGGTGCTGGTTGGCCCCGCCGCGATCAACATGTATCGCCAAATGCTTCAGTGAGCCCCAAAGGACTCGGCGACACAACCCAACACGCGAACTATTTCAGCAATCGTTCCACCGCTTCCAGCAATTTTTCGATCGCGAATGGTTTGCGAATGTACTCGCTGACGCCCAGCAATTCCGCGTACGCTTGATGCCGACTGCCTTCGTTGCCCGTGATCATGATCACAGGAACCGGCAACTCGTTTTCGCGCCGCATCTTCTCCAGAACCAAGAATCCACTTCGCTTGGGCATCATCATGTCCAAGATCATCAGCTGTGGATTTTCGCATTCCGCCAACGCAAGGGCCTGGTTGCCATCGCGGGCAACCACCACTTGGTAGCCATTGGATTCCAAAGCGTACGAAACCGCCTCGATGATTTCCGCATCGTCATCCACAACAAGGATTTTCGCGGTGGAGGTGGCACTGACTGACTGGGCAGGGGTGTTCATCAAGTGGCGATCAATTGGCGGAGAAATCGATCGGTGACAATCCCTCGCTGGGACGAACCGTCGAATTTTCCGCGGTGGACTCGGAACGTGGTTGGATGATGTTATCAAAACACCACTGATCCATGTCACGCAACGCCACCGCGTTCATGACATCATCGCCTCGGTACTGGCGAATTTCAACACGCGCTCGGATGGATTCCGCAGCCAGGATGCCACGCTTCAATTGTTCGGGGCAATCATCGACGCCATTGATGGCTTGCTGCCACAAAATCGGCAGACGTCGTTCCCGAAGTCGATGGTACTCCCTCATCACTGATTGACTGGTGGGAAATTGCCCTCCCATCATTGCCACCCCGGCAAATCGCTCGGGTTCCATCAACGCGATTCGGCAGGCCATCGTGGCGCCACTGCCATAGCCCGCGATCAAAACTCGCTTGGAATGAATCGACATTTCCGCCTGGGTGTGCTCAATCGCCTCCACCACGGATTCGCGAGCGGAGGCGATGGAGGACTTTCCTTCGGCCCAATCAAACCCCCAACCGCGGACATCGGTGGCCTGATTCCCTCGGACTCCGACACCGACATAGTTCCGGACGCTGACGTGCGGCAGAACCTGTTCGACCTGCAATTCATTGTGGCCGCTGTGGTGAAGCCAAACCACCAACGGGTACTCGTAGGACGGCGTGTAGTGCAGCGGCGAGACGATCGACAGGGGACGACGCCGCTGTTCAGACCTTGCCGCAGCAGGCTCGGGAGAGGGATACGAGCGCATTCGGCTTGCAAACGGGTCGCTCATCTTTTGTCCTGAATCGGTCAGTGGGTAGTCCGCGGAAGACGACGGTGGGAAACTAGTTTCACGCCGCCTTCAATGTCAACGTCGAAAAGTCATCTGGCTTCGGATCTCACTCCGAACGAGGACAAACCAACACCTTCATTTGCTCCGCGTCACCGGCGTGCAAGCGGTCAAACCACTTCGGACCATCCGCCAAAGAAATTTTGGCGGTGATCAGTGGCTCGACGTTGATCACGCCGCGATTCATCAAATCGATGCACTGCGGGTACTCGCCGTTGCAGCCACAGGTGCCCTGCAGACGAATTTCTCGTGTCACCACCGACTGCAAAGGCAATTCGATTGTCGGCGCCACGTTGCCCACCAAGGTCACCGAGCCTCCTTTGCGGACTGATTCGATGGCTGTTTTGATCGTGGGCGTGGCTCCGACGACTTCCAATGCCACATCCGCCCCCCGTCCACCCGTCAATTCGCGAACTTTTTCTGGCACGTCGACTTGGTCGGCTCGTAGCAACACGTCGGCGCCCAACGCCCCGGCTGTTTCCAAGCGTTTGTCATTCAAATCCACGGCGATGACTTGTGTCGCACCGGCTGCTCGCACAGCCTGAACCGCCAACAGACCGATCATTCCGGCCCCGACCACCACGGCGGTGTCCCCCAACCGAATCGGGGTGAGTTCTGCCGCGTGCACCGCGACGCTGACCGCCTCGACCAAGGCGGCGTGTTCAAACGGCAGGGTGTCAGGCAATCGATAGACAATCCGGCGTGGCACTGAAATCCGCTCGGCAAACGCACCGTGACGTCGATAGTCGCCACACGAGACCCCGAGAACCATTCGGTTGTCGCACAGGTTTCCGTGCCCTTCTCGGCAGAAATCACAATTTCCGCACGACACCATCGAATCAAACGTGACGCGTGCCCCCAGTTCCAAATCGGTGACGTTCTCGCCGACCTGAACCACCACACCAGCCGCCTCATGCCCCATCACCAAGGGCGGGATGCGACGCCCAGTGCTGCCGTCGTAGCCATGAATGTCACTGCCGCAAATCCCACACGCTTCGACCTGGACCAAAACATCGTCCGGCCCCACCTCGGGCTCGTCCACGTCCGTCACTTGCATGTTTTTGTACTCGGTCAGCAACAATGCCTTCATGGTGCAACGCTTCTGTGGGTGGGGAGAGGAGGAAGGGACGGCTCGGAATTCTATGCCAAATCAGTGGGCAATGAAACGATGCCCGCGAGAAAGAAACGGACCGATGGCAAGCCCGATTCAAATTCATCGGCACAACGAAGTAAACTGCGTGCCTCGCCATTCGTTTCGCACATCTTCGGAACAGTCGGGAAAGAAGTGTCAGGCACCTTTTGCCGTGACAGCCCCTCAAACGCTGCGCACAAACGGTCCCCAATACTTTTTTCCCGCTTCCTGCGAAGCGACTGTTGAGACGCAATGGAGCATTGGATGCAGGAGCCTTGGCGGAACTTCGATTCTGATCCCAATTGATTTGCGAATCCCCTTTGACCGAGTCCATCCAACCCAATCCAGAACGGTTTGTTCCCAATGAGACCTTCCTGCATCCGCCTGTCTCGCGCCGCCACGCCACTGATGTCGATCTGCATCGCCTTGGCCGTCGCCACCACCCAACCCCAGCCCAACTCTGTCTTTGCCAGCAATTCCGACTCGGCGATCCAGGTCGACAACCACGAATCCAATTCGGAAGTCCGCTACAGCGTGGTTCTGCTGCGAGGCACGTTGCCAGCTGAGCACGACATCCCCCTGACGATCGTCAATGAGCAAGCACCAACCGGGGCCAGCCCCGTTAAAGTCCTGACCGACGGAAAACGCTTCAAAGCGTTGGTCGAACTCTCAGAGGGAAAAAACGTCATCCACTTGGAACACGCTTCCACTCCCACGACGGAATTGATCCTCACGTACAAGCCTTCCACCAACCCGCACTACGTTCGGTTGATCTGGATGACGGATCAATCGGGGGAAACAGATTTCGCGACGCCGGATGATTCGGTCACCCAGGACTACGAGAATCGACTTCGCACCGCGGCTTTGCTGATGCAAACGTTCACCGCTGAACGGATGAAGGACCTGGGTTACGGCCCCCGAACCTTTGCGTTGGAACACGACGAAAACGGCCAAGTGATCGTGCACACCTGGAAAGGCGACGAAGACAAACAGGACTACTACGCTCAAGCCGACAACAACCGGTGGTGGCCACGCGTTCGCCGTTGGATCAACGAAGAACACCCTGACCCGATGGCCAAGAACGTTGTCTTGGCGGCCTACACTCGCAAAGACCCACGAACCGGAAAGATGCTGGGACACACCGCTCTGGGCGGAGCCAACCTGGGATTGTTCGGCAGTGCATCGGTGTTCTGTTGGCCGCGTGACATTCAATCGGCGATGGATGTTTTCCAAGACGACACCGCGGTGGACGCCACCCATGTTCACGACGACAGTGCCTTTCGTGGAACGATCTGGGCCCTGGCGTCCACCACCATCGGCGCCACCTTGCACGAAACCGGCCACGCCATGGGATTGCCTCACTGCACCGACAACATGGGGATCATGACGCGAGGATTTGATCACTTTCATCGCGTGTTCACCTTCACGGATCCGCCGAGCAAGCACAACCAACAGTCCCGCCAGTTTTCTCCCCCGCAAGAAGCCTACTTTTCACCCGTCAGTGCTTCGTTTCTTCGCTGGAGCCCTTGGTTTCAACTGGATGCGACCAGTCATGAAACGTCACGCCCCGATGTCGAAGTCGATGAAGCGGCGAAACTCGTTCGCATCCACAGCGACTCCGGCATCCCTTGGATCGGATTCCATTCCAAAGATCGAATCGAAACCTTTCGCGAATACGGATCCCATGACGCGGAAGCCGCCGACCATCCCAAATCGATTGAACTCACCTTCGATGAAATCCAAAAGATGAAACCGGACACGGCAATTCATCGAATCGTGGTCGTGGACAGCAACGGAGCGTCTCAAAACGTCTCGCTGCCCCAACCTTCGAACTGATTGCACGGACTTAAAAGATGGCGGATTCGGCTACGTTTTCGCCATTTCTAAAGCGAGCGTTGACGCCTGGCAGCACCGCAACTGCGGCGTTTTTCGAGAATTCCCCTCGACCCATCGCCGCTTGGTTGCGTAGAAAGGAACTCATGAAACCGACTGCATGGACCCAAACAGCACTTCGAGCACCAGCATTGCTGGCAATGCTCGCGTTGTGCATTTGGCCAATGCTGCAACCTCCGTGTTGCTGCGCCGCGTCGG
This region includes:
- a CDS encoding response regulator transcription factor, whose amino-acid sequence is MNTPAQSVSATSTAKILVVDDDAEIIEAVSYALESNGYQVVVARDGNQALALAECENPQLMILDMMMPKRSGFLVLEKMRRENELPVPVIMITGNEGSRHQAYAELLGVSEYIRKPFAIEKLLEAVERLLK
- a CDS encoding type II secretion system F family protein, with the translated sequence MSSIIIIVAAGVFVASIIAFGASVLMPSEETTATEDRLTQLAHGKRGAESESNSQSFLLNDLDDTTGILKIIMDRIPAVHKILEQADIDLTVTKFTMICGACFAFGLVLCIVTPIPILLGPIVGAMFVGGPVFYVMFKRKRRLKRFGEQIPEALELLGRSLRAGHSLNAGFGLVGEEMEAPLATEFRRCFEEQKFGIPLDESIEDMAERVPNMDLRFFATAVILQRQTGGDLSEILHKIGHLVRERLQILGTIQALTGEGRMSGAVLLALPPVLFLVMLKINAEYVLMLFSDELGRYALGMALVTQVLGALAIKKIITIKV
- a CDS encoding galactitol-1-phosphate 5-dehydrogenase, giving the protein MKALLLTEYKNMQVTDVDEPEVGPDDVLVQVEACGICGSDIHGYDGSTGRRIPPLVMGHEAAGVVVQVGENVTDLELGARVTFDSMVSCGNCDFCREGHGNLCDNRMVLGVSCGDYRRHGAFAERISVPRRIVYRLPDTLPFEHAALVEAVSVAVHAAELTPIRLGDTAVVVGAGMIGLLAVQAVRAAGATQVIAVDLNDKRLETAGALGADVLLRADQVDVPEKVRELTGGRGADVALEVVGATPTIKTAIESVRKGGSVTLVGNVAPTIELPLQSVVTREIRLQGTCGCNGEYPQCIDLMNRGVINVEPLITAKISLADGPKWFDRLHAGDAEQMKVLVCPRSE
- a CDS encoding CpaF family protein, giving the protein MRQAAPPQRPEANRQEQFEQIKRRIHGKLVDKLDLSRVGDLQGDTLKREIRMVVEHLCDAEDTLLNRQERERIVDEVLDETFGLGPLELILKDPKVSDILINGPKNIYVEKNGQMQKTDVEFRDGKHLLQIIDRIVSKVGRRVDETCPMVDARLDDGSRVNAIIPPLALDGAAVSIRRFGSNPLRLEDLLNYRAFTPEMVMLLEGCIKARLNMIIAGGTGSGKTTLLNTLSSFIGHEDRIVTIEDAAELQLQQDHVVRLETRPPNIEGSGAVTATDLVKNALRMRPERIIIGECRGGETLDMLQAMNTGHDGSLTTIHANTPRDAIARLETLVMMSGFDLPVKAIRQQVSGAVDVLIQANRLQGGPRRVTAITEVVGMEQDTIILQDIYRFNQTGINAEGKAHGQFVCSGVRPSFMDKLESAGVRLPASAFRERVMMDA
- a CDS encoding metallopeptidase: MRPSCIRLSRAATPLMSICIALAVATTQPQPNSVFASNSDSAIQVDNHESNSEVRYSVVLLRGTLPAEHDIPLTIVNEQAPTGASPVKVLTDGKRFKALVELSEGKNVIHLEHASTPTTELILTYKPSTNPHYVRLIWMTDQSGETDFATPDDSVTQDYENRLRTAALLMQTFTAERMKDLGYGPRTFALEHDENGQVIVHTWKGDEDKQDYYAQADNNRWWPRVRRWINEEHPDPMAKNVVLAAYTRKDPRTGKMLGHTALGGANLGLFGSASVFCWPRDIQSAMDVFQDDTAVDATHVHDDSAFRGTIWALASTTIGATLHETGHAMGLPHCTDNMGIMTRGFDHFHRVFTFTDPPSKHNQQSRQFSPPQEAYFSPVSASFLRWSPWFQLDATSHETSRPDVEVDEAAKLVRIHSDSGIPWIGFHSKDRIETFREYGSHDAEAADHPKSIELTFDEIQKMKPDTAIHRIVVVDSNGASQNVSLPQPSN
- a CDS encoding type II secretion system F family protein codes for the protein MFTHSIASELIGFVSPLTLTTIAIFASVTSFAWFVLSKVGGDDQAPAESRLERMKDAKRGIRDIAADDKQRTKNEALTEALEKAATPIASSVSGNEAEMGKLREKLVNAGFRRESAPVIFKLIQLVCTGIGLMLGGVTGAVLDGLTQGMIIKLLLGMIFGFMLPTLVLGYLAGKRREKIFLGLPDALDLMVVCVEAGLGLDQALRKVAEEMQKSHKAIGEEFSISNQQLQLGRPRSEVLSGLGYRSGVDDLKQLASILIQADKFGSSIAQALRVQSDSMRTKRRQIAEEKAAKTAVKMIFPLVLFIFPGIFVVLVGPAAINMYRQMLQ
- a CDS encoding alpha/beta hydrolase, producing MRSYPSPEPAAARSEQRRRPLSIVSPLHYTPSYEYPLVVWLHHSGHNELQVEQVLPHVSVRNYVGVGVRGNQATDVRGWGFDWAEGKSSIASARESVVEAIEHTQAEMSIHSKRVLIAGYGSGATMACRIALMEPERFAGVAMMGGQFPTSQSVMREYHRLRERRLPILWQQAINGVDDCPEQLKRGILAAESIRARVEIRQYRGDDVMNAVALRDMDQWCFDNIIQPRSESTAENSTVRPSEGLSPIDFSAN